The genomic stretch AAATGTCCTTAAAGAACCAGGTGAGTGCACGTGTCTTACATTAACCCTTCACGTGCTGCATCTTGAACTATGAGGAATCAATTTGGGGGCTTTATTACAAACATTAATACAAACATTTGGGGGGAAATAGATGTCAAACTCTAAAATACGTGTCATATGATGGTGTTTTGTGCgatatgtgtgattttgtgtgctGCTTCTTCAGACAGCTGCTGACAGACTGGCCCAGATTCCCATGGTCCGCTCAGCTTGTTCCAGGTTCTCCGTCTTGTATGGGGAGACCAAAAGCCACCACCCCAGCCTCAAGTTTCTGTGTGAGGGCCTGGAGAACAGCGTAGCACTCTTCAGCTTGGTGGCTTGTCACAAAGTGGCACCTGTCATGACTAAACTCAAGCCACAAAGTGAGTACAGAGGCATAGCAAACttttatcatttaaaatgtGCAACCCAAATAGCAAAGATATCAGTAACACCCCTCATATAATTCACTTGCCTCCTATTCGATTTAAGATGGTATTAACTAGACACTCAATTTTTGATGATGCAAGAGATTGGGTTACGAGAATATcagacaagattttaacattactttaaaGAAAAGTACCGTTGTTCTAAGGAACACATGCGCCAAGGTGTTGAAACCAATGTCAAGTCAACCATTATCCAGCCGGTTTGGAGATGagaaacaaggaaaacagacatgcatgcacatagTAATATATTGGAGACGGCAATACACCAATCCAcagtgtactccgcctcttgcctgaagtcagctgggataggctccagcatacccccaaaaccctaataaggataatggttatagaaaaatggatggctggacaaGTGCCTCACAATGACGTGAACCTGTCAGTCATCCACTTCTCAATCACACGCTGGTGGTGGTAATCTACATCTGTAATCACAGTTGCCCTGGTGTAGTCtgatggaaacatggctgccagttTGTGCCTACAGCCTCTCCGACGACCTTGCAGACATTCATACAGCAGTGTAGGCATCACAAAGTGTTACAAAAAACAATCAGTGTACAACCACTTGCAATGAGATTAATACCAATTTAAATTGAATCTGAGGCTGTGGCGTTGCTACTATGAATGTTAATTTAAatattgtgtaaaaaatatttaaatgttgtgTAATCAATACTGACCTCGACGTGCTTTGTAGTTTCCTTTGCCAATGATGTTGCATGTAAAAGTCTTGACTGGTTGGAGGCAACGTTCCCCGTGTTGCACACACCCACTGACCAGGTGACTGtcgtcaaacaaaacaaatatacgTACATGAATCTTTTAAAAGAGAAAGGGCAATAACTCCGTTCTGGTTGTTTGTGTCCTAGGTCATAGCAGGTGTCAGGAGTAAGGTGCTGGAGGTCCAGGATGCAATGACCATCGTGGCCCACGGAACTATCGACTGCATGCAGCATGCAGTCACATGTGTCATGGCCATTTTGCAGCAGGTGGAGGACCAGCCTCTGGTGGGGGGAGCTGTCAGTGAGTCCAGCATTGGCCTGCAATCAGAGCTTAATATCTCAGAGGCTCAAATTTGTTCTCCTACAGGTGATGTAAAGAGTAAgcaagtacagtacatacacattATAGCTTGGTCTAAGTCTAAATGTCCTTTATAGATGACGCAGATGGTCTAGTGGACGGTTTTCAGGCAGATGTGCTCAGACGATACTCTGTGAGGCTGCTGACAGTCTCCATCACACTGTGCAGGAGAACCATCCAATTGGCTGGAGTCAAGATGCAGC from Doryrhamphus excisus isolate RoL2022-K1 chromosome 1, RoL_Dexc_1.0, whole genome shotgun sequence encodes the following:
- the LOC131135162 gene encoding perilipin-2-like isoform X1, coding for MSLKNQTAADRLAQIPMVRSACSRFSVLYGETKSHHPSLKFLCEGLENSVALFSLVACHKVAPVMTKLKPQISFANDVACKSLDWLEATFPVLHTPTDQVIAGVRSKVLEVQDAMTIVAHGTIDCMQHAVTCVMAILQQVEDQPLVGGAVSESSIGLQSELNISEAQICSPTDDADGLVDGFQADVLRRYSVRLLTVSITLCRRTIQLAGVKMQPAQIMDALSTSSCHLWVVQTSWLVVAWGLEQLPQCVQHQVVSAFFLITQLYIKATQQSESIHDTIRCLYAAPELPPTPQKVVKKNSRARRPTSMIVLKSGCMVKGSGQH
- the LOC131135162 gene encoding perilipin-2-like isoform X2 — its product is MVRSACSRFSVLYGETKSHHPSLKFLCEGLENSVALFSLVACHKVAPVMTKLKPQISFANDVACKSLDWLEATFPVLHTPTDQVIAGVRSKVLEVQDAMTIVAHGTIDCMQHAVTCVMAILQQVEDQPLVGGAVSESSIGLQSELNISEAQICSPTDDADGLVDGFQADVLRRYSVRLLTVSITLCRRTIQLAGVKMQPAQIMDALSTSSCHLWVVQTSWLVVAWGLEQLPQCVQHQVVSAFFLITQLYIKATQQSESIHDTIRCLYAAPELPPTPQKVVKKNSRARRPTSMIVLKSGCMVKGSGQH